A section of the Pseudomonas fluorescens genome encodes:
- a CDS encoding aminodeoxychorismate/anthranilate synthase component II, which produces MLLMIDNYDSFTYNVVQYLGELGAEVKVVRNDEMTVAQIAALNPERIVVSPGPCTPTEAGISLEAIQFFAGKLPILGVCLGHQSIGQAFGGDVVRARQVMHGKTSPVFHNDQGVFQGLNLPVTVTRYHSLVVKRETLPECLELTAWTQLEDGSVDEIMGLRHKTLNVEGVQFHPESILTEQGYELFANFLKQSGGTR; this is translated from the coding sequence ATGTTGCTGATGATTGATAACTACGACTCCTTTACCTACAACGTTGTGCAATACCTGGGCGAGCTGGGTGCCGAGGTCAAGGTGGTGCGCAACGATGAAATGACCGTGGCGCAGATTGCTGCCCTGAACCCGGAGCGCATCGTGGTTTCCCCGGGCCCTTGCACGCCGACCGAGGCGGGCATCTCTTTGGAGGCCATCCAGTTCTTCGCCGGCAAGCTGCCGATTCTGGGGGTTTGCCTGGGTCACCAGTCCATCGGCCAGGCCTTTGGCGGTGACGTGGTGCGCGCCCGCCAGGTGATGCACGGCAAGACCAGCCCGGTGTTCCACAATGACCAGGGTGTTTTCCAGGGCCTGAACCTGCCGGTGACGGTGACCCGCTACCACTCACTGGTGGTCAAGCGCGAGACCTTGCCTGAGTGCCTGGAGCTGACGGCCTGGACCCAGTTGGAAGACGGCTCGGTCGACGAGATCATGGGCCTGCGGCACAAGACACTGAATGTCGAAGGGGTGCAGTTTCACCCTGAATCGATTCTGACCGAGCAGGGCTACGAGCTGTTCGCCAACTTTCTCAAGCAGAGCGGCGGCACGCGCTAA
- the estP gene encoding esterase EstP, with product MLRPYFVAPLAGCLLALACAQAFAAPSPYSTMVVFGDSLADAGQFPDGLSGASLRFTNRTGPTFQGDYGLVSSTLLGSKLGVAPNDLNASTSPVRAAQGLPDGNNWAVGGYRTDNILDSITSVSNTAIPPGNAGAGTVLRSRQGYLPANGGRADPNALYFLSGGGNDFLQQRVGSPSDAIAAGGRLADSAQVLQQAGARYIMVWMLPDLGLAPAINGTPQQAATSALSNIFNQALVQRLSQIDAQIIPLNIPLLLQESFADPGRFGLATGQNLTGTCFSGNSCTANPTYGIGGTNPDPTKLIYNDSVHPTVAGQRLIADYAYSLLAAPWELTLLPEMAQGTLRAHQDELRNQWQADNGNWQAVGQWRAIVAGGGQRLDFDDQRSSASGDGSGYNLNVGTSFRLDESWRVGVAAGLYRQTLEAGASDSDYKLNSYMGSAFAQYQHNHWWADAALTGGRLDFDSLKRKFALGASEGSEKGDTDGWLWALSGRVGYDIAGVGSDWHLSPFISADYARVEVDGYGEKGNRSTALTFDDQQRDSRRLGVGLQGSYRVTPQTQVFGEVAHEHEFENDTQKVNISLNSVQGIDFKLDGYTPRSNSERLSLGVSHKLTQELALRAAYNVRKDDSLTQQGVSVGVSLDF from the coding sequence ATGCTCAGACCATATTTTGTTGCGCCCCTTGCCGGCTGCCTCTTGGCACTGGCCTGCGCGCAGGCGTTTGCAGCACCTTCACCTTATTCAACCATGGTCGTTTTCGGCGATAGCCTGGCGGACGCAGGCCAGTTCCCCGATGGGTTGTCTGGCGCCAGCCTGCGCTTCACCAACCGTACCGGTCCGACATTCCAAGGCGACTATGGCCTGGTGTCATCAACCCTGCTGGGCTCGAAACTGGGCGTAGCGCCAAACGACCTGAATGCCTCCACCTCCCCGGTTCGTGCCGCGCAAGGCTTGCCTGACGGCAACAACTGGGCGGTCGGTGGCTACCGGACCGACAACATCCTGGATTCCATCACCTCGGTATCCAACACCGCGATCCCACCCGGCAATGCGGGCGCGGGCACGGTGTTGCGCAGTCGCCAGGGCTATCTGCCGGCAAACGGCGGGCGCGCCGATCCCAATGCCCTGTATTTTCTGTCCGGTGGCGGCAATGACTTCCTGCAACAGCGCGTCGGTAGCCCGAGCGACGCCATTGCCGCAGGCGGGCGCCTGGCCGACAGCGCCCAGGTCCTGCAACAGGCCGGTGCGCGCTACATCATGGTGTGGATGCTGCCCGACCTGGGCCTGGCACCTGCCATCAACGGCACGCCGCAGCAGGCAGCGACCTCCGCCCTGAGTAATATTTTCAACCAGGCCTTGGTACAACGCCTGTCGCAGATCGATGCCCAGATCATCCCGTTGAACATTCCGCTGCTGCTGCAGGAGTCCTTCGCCGACCCGGGCCGGTTTGGCCTGGCAACCGGGCAGAACCTGACCGGCACCTGTTTCAGCGGCAACAGCTGCACCGCCAACCCGACCTATGGCATTGGCGGCACCAACCCGGACCCGACCAAACTGATCTACAACGACTCGGTCCACCCCACCGTCGCCGGGCAGCGCTTGATCGCCGACTATGCCTATTCCCTGCTGGCCGCCCCCTGGGAGCTGACCTTGCTGCCGGAAATGGCCCAAGGCACCCTGCGTGCCCACCAGGATGAGCTGCGCAACCAATGGCAAGCGGACAATGGCAACTGGCAAGCCGTTGGCCAATGGCGCGCAATTGTGGCCGGCGGTGGCCAGCGCCTGGACTTTGATGACCAACGCAGTTCGGCCAGTGGCGACGGCAGTGGCTACAACCTGAATGTCGGCACCAGCTTTCGGCTCGACGAGAGTTGGCGCGTAGGCGTCGCGGCGGGCCTGTATCGCCAGACACTGGAAGCCGGCGCCAGCGACTCGGACTACAAACTCAACAGCTACATGGGCAGCGCATTCGCGCAGTATCAGCACAATCACTGGTGGGCCGATGCCGCATTGACCGGCGGCAGGCTGGATTTCGACAGCCTCAAGCGCAAGTTCGCCCTGGGTGCCAGCGAGGGCTCCGAAAAAGGCGATACCGACGGCTGGCTCTGGGCCTTGAGCGGCCGCGTGGGTTATGACATCGCCGGGGTCGGCAGCGATTGGCACCTGTCACCGTTCATCAGCGCCGACTATGCGCGAGTCGAAGTCGACGGCTACGGGGAAAAAGGCAACCGCTCCACCGCACTGACCTTTGATGATCAGCAACGCGACTCCAGGCGACTGGGGGTTGGCCTGCAGGGCAGCTACCGCGTCACCCCGCAAACCCAAGTGTTTGGCGAAGTGGCTCACGAGCACGAGTTCGAGAATGACACCCAGAAGGTGAACATTTCGCTCAACAGCGTGCAGGGGATCGATTTCAAGCTGGACGGCTACACGCCCCGCAGCAACTCGGAACGCTTGAGCCTCGGGGTCAGCCACAAGTTGACTCAGGAGCTGGCGCTACGCGCGGCGTATAACGTGAGGAAGGATGACAGCCTGACCCAGCAGGGAGTCAGTGTCGGAGTAAGCCTGGACTTCTAA
- the trpE gene encoding anthranilate synthase component I — MIREEFLRLAAAGYNRIPMARETLADFDTPLSIYLKLADEPNSYLLESVQGGEKWGRYSIIGLPCRTVLRVHDHHVSITCDGIEIESHDVEDPLAFVEAFKARYNVPTIPGLPRFNGGLVGYFGYDCVRYVEQRLGKCPNPDPLGVPDILLMVSDAVVVFDNLAGKMHAIVLADPAQADAFEQGQASLEALLEKLRQPITPRRGLDLSRPPAADPVFRSSFTQDDYERAVDTIKEYILAGDCMQVVPSQRMSIDFKAAPIDLYRALRCFNPTPYMYFFNFGDFHVVGSSPEVLVRVEDNLITVRPIAGTRPRGATEEADLALEEDLLSDDKEIAEHLMLIDLGRNDTGRVSEIGSVKLTEKMVIERYSNVMHIVSNVTGELKAGLTAMDALRAILPAGTLSGAPKIRAMEIIDELEPVKRGVYGGAVGYFAWNGNMDTAIAIRTAVIKDGELHVQAGGGIVADSVPALEWEETLNKRRAMFRAVALAEQSPQD, encoded by the coding sequence ATGATCCGCGAAGAATTCCTGCGTTTGGCCGCTGCCGGCTACAACCGTATCCCCATGGCCCGGGAAACCCTGGCCGACTTCGATACGCCGCTGTCGATCTACCTGAAACTGGCCGACGAGCCCAACTCCTATCTGCTGGAATCGGTCCAGGGCGGCGAAAAGTGGGGGCGTTACTCGATCATCGGCCTGCCGTGCCGCACGGTGCTGCGGGTGCATGACCATCACGTCAGCATTACCTGTGATGGCATCGAGATCGAAAGCCACGATGTAGAAGATCCGCTGGCGTTCGTCGAGGCGTTCAAGGCCCGTTACAACGTGCCGACGATCCCGGGCCTGCCGCGGTTCAATGGCGGTCTGGTGGGGTATTTCGGCTACGACTGCGTGCGTTACGTGGAACAGCGCCTGGGCAAATGCCCGAACCCCGACCCGTTGGGCGTGCCGGATATCCTGCTGATGGTTTCCGACGCGGTGGTGGTATTCGACAACCTGGCCGGCAAGATGCACGCGATTGTCCTCGCCGATCCGGCTCAGGCCGACGCGTTCGAGCAAGGCCAGGCCAGCCTCGAAGCCTTGCTGGAAAAACTGCGCCAACCGATCACCCCGCGTCGTGGCCTGGACCTCAGCCGTCCGCCGGCGGCCGACCCGGTGTTTCGCTCCAGCTTTACCCAGGATGACTACGAGCGCGCGGTCGATACCATCAAGGAATACATCCTCGCCGGCGACTGCATGCAAGTGGTGCCGTCGCAGCGTATGTCCATCGACTTCAAGGCGGCACCCATCGACCTGTATCGGGCGCTGCGCTGCTTCAACCCGACGCCGTACATGTACTTCTTCAACTTTGGTGACTTCCACGTGGTGGGCAGTTCGCCGGAGGTGTTGGTGCGTGTCGAAGACAACCTGATCACCGTGCGCCCGATTGCCGGCACCCGCCCCCGTGGCGCGACCGAAGAGGCCGACCTGGCCCTGGAAGAGGACCTGCTGTCCGACGACAAGGAAATCGCCGAGCACTTGATGCTGATTGACCTGGGGCGTAACGACACCGGGCGCGTTTCGGAAATCGGCTCGGTGAAACTCACCGAGAAGATGGTGATCGAGCGTTACTCCAACGTGATGCACATTGTGTCCAACGTCACCGGCGAGCTGAAGGCCGGGCTGACGGCGATGGATGCGTTGCGGGCGATTCTGCCGGCGGGCACTTTGTCTGGCGCACCGAAGATCCGCGCGATGGAAATCATCGATGAACTGGAGCCGGTCAAGCGTGGAGTCTACGGCGGCGCCGTGGGGTATTTCGCCTGGAACGGCAACATGGACACCGCCATTGCGATCCGCACGGCAGTGATCAAGGACGGCGAACTGCATGTGCAGGCGGGCGGCGGGATCGTGGCCGACTCGGTGCCGGCCCTTGAGTGGGAAGAAACCTTGAACAAGCGCCGGGCGATGTTCCGTGCGGTGGCGTTGGCCGAGCAGAGCCCGCAGGACTGA
- a CDS encoding phosphoglycolate phosphatase: protein MSGFEQLFPGKLPRLVMFDLDGTLVDSVPDLAAAVDHMLLKLGRKPVGIESVRDWVGNGVQMLVRRALANHIDAQGVDEVEAEHALELFNAAYEDGHELTVVYPGVRDTLKWLHKQGVEMALITNKPERFVAPLLDQMKIGRYFRWIIGGDTLAQKKPDPAALFFVMKMANIPASQSLFIGDSRSDVLAAKAAGVQCVALSYGYNHGRPIAEESPALVIDDLRRLIPGCLAASAEITLPDAVPSPSGNPIVVVTRKLWMKVIKALARWRWRA from the coding sequence ATGAGTGGTTTTGAGCAGCTGTTCCCCGGTAAATTGCCGCGGCTGGTGATGTTCGATCTGGACGGCACCCTGGTCGACTCGGTACCGGACCTGGCGGCTGCGGTGGACCACATGCTGCTCAAACTGGGGCGCAAACCGGTCGGTATCGAATCGGTGCGCGACTGGGTCGGCAACGGCGTGCAAATGCTGGTGCGCCGTGCCCTGGCCAATCACATCGACGCCCAGGGCGTGGATGAGGTGGAGGCCGAGCACGCACTGGAGCTGTTCAACGCCGCCTATGAAGACGGCCACGAACTGACCGTGGTTTACCCCGGCGTGCGCGATACGCTCAAGTGGCTGCACAAGCAGGGCGTGGAAATGGCCCTGATTACCAATAAGCCGGAACGCTTCGTCGCGCCGCTGCTGGACCAGATGAAGATCGGCCGGTATTTCCGCTGGATCATCGGTGGCGATACCCTGGCGCAGAAAAAACCTGACCCGGCGGCGCTGTTCTTCGTGATGAAAATGGCCAATATCCCGGCCTCCCAGTCGTTGTTTATCGGCGATTCGCGCAGCGATGTGCTGGCGGCGAAAGCGGCAGGTGTGCAGTGCGTGGCCCTGAGCTACGGCTACAACCATGGCCGGCCGATTGCCGAAGAGTCGCCGGCGCTGGTCATTGATGATCTGCGACGGCTAATCCCGGGTTGCTTGGCAGCGAGCGCTGAGATAACGTTGCCCGACGCTGTTCCATCCCCTTCTGGAAATCCCATCGTGGTGGTCACTCGCAAACTCTGGATGAAAGTCATCAAGGCCCTGGCCCGCTGGCGTTGGCGCGCCTGA
- the rpe gene encoding ribulose-phosphate 3-epimerase — MQPFVIAPSILSADFARLGEEVDNVLAAGADFVHFDVMDNHYVPNLTIGPMVCAALRKYGVTAPIDVHLMVSPVDRIIGDFIEAGATYITFHPEATLHIDRSLQLIREGGCKAGLVFNPATPLDTLKYVMDKVDMVLLMSVNPGFGGQKFIPGTLDKLREARALIDASGRDIRLEIDGGVNVSNIRDIAAAGADTFVAGSAIFNTPDYQAVIAKMRAELALARP, encoded by the coding sequence ATGCAGCCCTTCGTTATTGCTCCATCGATCCTCTCCGCCGACTTCGCCCGCCTGGGTGAGGAAGTGGACAACGTGTTGGCCGCCGGTGCCGACTTCGTACACTTCGATGTCATGGACAACCACTATGTGCCGAACCTGACCATCGGCCCGATGGTGTGCGCGGCGCTGCGCAAGTACGGCGTGACCGCGCCCATCGATGTACACCTGATGGTCAGCCCGGTGGACCGTATCATCGGCGACTTCATCGAGGCCGGTGCGACCTACATCACCTTCCACCCGGAAGCCACGCTGCATATCGACCGTTCCCTGCAATTGATCCGCGAAGGCGGCTGCAAGGCCGGGCTGGTGTTCAACCCGGCGACCCCGCTGGACACCCTCAAGTACGTGATGGACAAGGTCGATATGGTCTTGCTGATGAGCGTCAACCCGGGTTTTGGCGGGCAGAAGTTCATCCCCGGCACCCTCGACAAGCTGCGTGAAGCCCGTGCGCTGATCGATGCCTCTGGCCGCGATATCCGTCTGGAGATCGACGGCGGGGTCAACGTCAGCAACATCCGTGACATCGCAGCGGCTGGCGCCGACACCTTCGTCGCCGGATCGGCAATCTTCAACACCCCTGACTACCAGGCAGTGATCGCCAAGATGCGTGCAGAACTGGCGCTGGCGCGTCCATGA
- a CDS encoding iron-containing alcohol dehydrogenase, with protein sequence MSTSSFKIAHKLLTGPGAIEQLAAELTRLDIDNPLIVTDAALVKSGTVQLALAQLGDRPFEIFDRVLPDPEIAIVEDCMQVYREGGHDGLIGVGGGSAIDIAKSVAAYAGYHGALADLFGVDQVPRKGPPLIAIPTTAGTGSEVTNVAILSDKAAQLKKGIVSDYLLPDVALISPQMTLTCPRSVTAASGVDALVHAIESYLSLNASPITDALAIGAIQLIAKALPKAYANPANLQARDDMATASLMAGMAFGNAGVGAVHALAYPLGGRFNIAHGVSNALLLPYVMHWNKLACVERMQAIAQAMGVKVSGLSINDAADQAVEAMTRLCAAVEIPQGLRSFGVPEDAIPAMAAEAAGIERLMRNNPRKLSAADIEKIYRAAY encoded by the coding sequence ATGAGTACCTCCTCATTCAAGATCGCCCATAAACTGCTCACCGGCCCAGGTGCCATCGAGCAATTGGCCGCCGAGCTGACCCGGCTGGATATCGATAACCCGCTGATCGTCACCGATGCCGCGCTGGTCAAGTCCGGCACGGTGCAGCTGGCATTGGCGCAATTGGGGGATCGCCCCTTTGAGATTTTCGACCGGGTGCTGCCCGACCCGGAAATCGCCATCGTCGAAGACTGCATGCAGGTCTACCGCGAAGGCGGGCATGACGGCCTGATCGGCGTGGGCGGTGGCAGTGCCATTGATATCGCCAAGAGCGTCGCGGCCTATGCCGGTTATCACGGTGCCCTGGCCGATTTGTTCGGCGTGGACCAGGTGCCGCGCAAGGGCCCGCCGCTGATCGCCATCCCCACCACGGCCGGCACCGGTTCGGAAGTGACCAATGTGGCGATTCTCTCGGACAAGGCTGCGCAATTGAAAAAAGGCATCGTCAGCGACTACCTGCTGCCGGATGTCGCGTTGATCAGCCCGCAAATGACCCTGACCTGCCCGCGCAGCGTCACGGCGGCCAGTGGTGTGGATGCCCTGGTGCATGCGATCGAGTCCTACCTTTCCCTGAACGCTTCGCCAATCACCGACGCCCTGGCCATCGGTGCGATCCAGTTGATCGCCAAGGCCTTGCCCAAGGCCTACGCCAACCCGGCCAACCTGCAGGCGCGTGACGATATGGCCACCGCCAGCCTGATGGCTGGCATGGCGTTCGGCAATGCCGGGGTGGGCGCGGTGCATGCGTTGGCCTACCCGTTGGGCGGGCGCTTCAATATTGCCCATGGGGTGAGCAACGCGTTATTGCTGCCCTATGTGATGCACTGGAACAAGCTGGCCTGTGTCGAGCGCATGCAGGCTATCGCCCAGGCCATGGGCGTGAAGGTCAGCGGCTTGAGTATCAACGACGCTGCCGACCAGGCGGTGGAGGCGATGACGCGGCTATGTGCCGCAGTGGAGATTCCTCAAGGCCTGCGCAGCTTCGGCGTGCCCGAGGATGCGATCCCGGCCATGGCGGCAGAGGCGGCCGGAATCGAGCGCTTGATGCGCAACAACCCGCGCAAGCTCAGCGCGGCGGATATCGAGAAAATCTACCGCGCCGCCTACTAG
- a CDS encoding ABC transporter permease yields the protein MSSSPYRSPIERVWFYSLRILCGLILLFLILPVLVIIPLSFNAGSFLVYPLQGFSLHWYQDFFASAEWMRALKNSIIVAPAATVLAMVFGTLAAIGLTRGHFPGKALVMALVISPMVVPVVIVGVASYLFFAPLGLGNSFFSLIVVHAVLGVPFVIITVSATLQGFNHNLVRAAASLGASPLTAFRRVTLPLIAPGVISGALFAFATSFDEVVVTLFLAGPEQATLPRQMFSGIRENLSPTIAAAATLLIAFSVVLLLTLEWLRGRSEKLRTAQV from the coding sequence ATGTCCAGCAGTCCTTATAGGTCACCGATTGAGCGGGTGTGGTTCTACAGCTTGCGGATTCTCTGCGGCCTGATCCTGTTGTTCCTGATCCTGCCGGTGCTGGTGATCATTCCGCTGTCGTTCAATGCCGGGAGTTTCCTGGTGTACCCGCTGCAGGGGTTTTCGCTGCACTGGTACCAGGACTTCTTCGCCTCGGCAGAATGGATGCGCGCCTTGAAGAACAGCATCATCGTCGCCCCGGCGGCCACGGTGCTGGCGATGGTGTTCGGCACGCTGGCAGCCATCGGCCTGACCCGTGGCCATTTTCCCGGCAAGGCGCTGGTGATGGCCCTGGTGATTTCGCCGATGGTGGTGCCCGTGGTGATTGTCGGCGTGGCGAGCTACCTGTTCTTCGCCCCGCTGGGGCTGGGCAACAGTTTCTTTTCGCTGATTGTGGTGCATGCGGTGCTGGGCGTGCCCTTTGTGATCATCACCGTGTCGGCGACCTTGCAGGGTTTCAACCATAACCTGGTACGGGCAGCGGCCAGCCTGGGGGCGTCGCCGCTGACCGCGTTTCGCCGGGTGACGCTGCCGCTGATTGCGCCGGGGGTTATTTCCGGGGCGCTGTTTGCCTTTGCCACCTCGTTCGATGAGGTGGTGGTGACGCTGTTCCTCGCCGGGCCCGAGCAGGCGACCTTGCCTCGGCAGATGTTCAGTGGCATCCGCGAAAACCTCAGCCCGACCATTGCCGCCGCGGCGACCTTGCTGATTGCCTTCTCGGTGGTGTTGCTGCTGACCCTGGAATGGCTGCGTGGGCGCAGCGAAAAACTGCGCACCGCCCAGGTCTGA
- a CDS encoding ABC transporter permease, giving the protein MAIAVPSNEVTTPSLKQRLARAERLNRWKAQALIAPLVVFLLLVFLVPIVALLYKSVGNPEVVAGLPRTVVAVTAWDGRGLPGEPVYQAISEDLGEARKNQTLGDLSKRLNMELAGYRSLLTKTARALPFSEVPASYKEALENLDERWGDPAYWQAIRRNTSSLTPYYLLAAVDHRIDDLGEVAPATPDQAIYLDIFARTFWMGLVITVCCLLLAYPLAYLLANLPARQSNLLMILVLLPFWTSVLVRVAAWIVLLQSGGLINGALMSMGIIDKPLELVFNRLGVYISMVHILLPFMILPIYSVMKGISPTYMRAAISLGCHPFASFWRVYFPQTYAGVGAGCLLVFILAIGYYITPALLGSPNDQMVSYFVAFYTNTSINWGMATALGGLLLLATVVLYLIYNWLVGASRLRLS; this is encoded by the coding sequence ATGGCCATCGCCGTTCCCTCGAACGAGGTCACCACCCCCAGCTTGAAGCAGCGCCTGGCGCGTGCCGAGCGACTTAATCGCTGGAAGGCCCAGGCCTTGATCGCGCCACTGGTGGTGTTTTTGCTGCTGGTGTTCCTGGTGCCCATCGTTGCGCTGCTCTACAAAAGCGTCGGTAACCCGGAAGTGGTCGCCGGCCTGCCGCGTACCGTGGTGGCGGTTACCGCCTGGGATGGTCGCGGCCTGCCCGGCGAACCGGTGTACCAGGCCATCAGCGAGGACCTGGGCGAAGCCCGTAAAAACCAGACCCTGGGTGATCTGTCCAAGCGCCTGAACATGGAGTTGGCAGGCTATCGCAGCCTGTTGACCAAAACCGCGCGGGCGCTGCCGTTCAGTGAAGTGCCGGCCTCTTATAAAGAGGCGCTGGAAAACCTCGACGAGCGCTGGGGCGACCCGGCGTACTGGCAGGCCATCCGCCGTAACACCAGCAGCCTGACGCCTTATTACCTGCTGGCGGCGGTCGATCATCGGATCGACGACCTTGGCGAAGTTGCCCCGGCCACGCCGGACCAGGCGATCTACCTCGATATCTTCGCCCGCACCTTCTGGATGGGCCTGGTGATTACCGTGTGCTGCCTGTTGCTGGCCTATCCGTTGGCGTACTTGCTGGCCAACCTGCCGGCGCGGCAAAGCAACCTGCTGATGATCCTGGTGCTGTTGCCCTTCTGGACGTCAGTGCTGGTGCGTGTCGCTGCGTGGATTGTGCTGTTGCAGTCCGGCGGTTTGATCAACGGTGCGCTGATGAGCATGGGCATCATCGACAAGCCCCTGGAGCTGGTATTCAACCGGCTTGGGGTCTACATCTCCATGGTACACATCCTGTTGCCGTTCATGATTCTGCCGATCTACAGCGTGATGAAGGGGATCTCGCCGACCTATATGCGCGCGGCCATTTCCCTGGGCTGTCACCCCTTTGCCAGTTTCTGGCGGGTGTACTTCCCACAGACCTACGCGGGCGTCGGTGCCGGTTGCCTGTTGGTGTTTATCCTGGCGATTGGTTACTACATCACCCCGGCGCTGCTGGGCAGCCCGAACGACCAGATGGTCAGTTACTTCGTGGCGTTCTACACCAACACCAGCATCAACTGGGGCATGGCCACCGCGCTGGGCGGCTTACTGCTGCTGGCGACCGTGGTGCTGTACCTGATCTACAACTGGCTGGTGGGCGCCAGCCGCCTGCGCCTGAGCTGA
- a CDS encoding ABC transporter substrate-binding protein produces MLRSLKLTALAIGLAGASQVMAGPDLTVVSFGGANKAAQVKAFYAPWESAGHGKIIAGEYNGEMAKVKAMVDTKSVSWDLVEVESPELARGCDEDMFEPLDPALFGKTEDYVKGAIQPCGVGFFVWSTVLAYNADKLKAPPGGWVDFWDTQKFPGKRGLRKGAKYTLEFALMADGVAPKDVYKVLASKDGQDRAFKKLDELKPSIQWWEAGAQPPQYLASGDVVMSSAYNGRIAAVQKESNLKVVWNGGIYDFDAWAIPKGLGKERAEAAKKFIAFSVAPQQQKTYSQNIAYGPANTRAVPLLAKDILKDMPTTPENIANQVQIDVSFWADNGEQLEQRFNSWAAK; encoded by the coding sequence ATGTTGAGATCCCTGAAATTGACCGCCCTGGCCATTGGCCTGGCAGGTGCCTCACAGGTCATGGCAGGTCCCGACCTGACGGTGGTGTCGTTCGGCGGCGCGAACAAGGCAGCCCAGGTCAAGGCCTTCTATGCCCCGTGGGAAAGCGCGGGCCACGGCAAGATCATCGCCGGCGAATACAATGGCGAGATGGCCAAGGTCAAAGCCATGGTCGATACCAAGAGCGTGTCCTGGGACTTGGTGGAAGTCGAGTCGCCGGAACTGGCCCGTGGTTGTGACGAAGACATGTTCGAGCCGTTGGACCCTGCGCTGTTTGGCAAAACCGAAGACTACGTGAAAGGCGCGATCCAGCCCTGTGGCGTGGGGTTCTTCGTGTGGTCCACCGTGCTGGCCTATAACGCCGACAAGCTGAAAGCGCCACCAGGCGGCTGGGTGGATTTTTGGGACACTCAGAAATTCCCTGGCAAGCGTGGCCTGCGCAAAGGCGCCAAATACACCCTGGAATTCGCCCTGATGGCCGATGGTGTGGCGCCCAAGGATGTCTACAAAGTGCTGGCCAGCAAAGATGGCCAGGACCGCGCCTTCAAGAAACTGGATGAACTCAAACCGTCGATCCAGTGGTGGGAAGCCGGCGCGCAGCCGCCGCAGTACCTGGCCTCGGGTGATGTGGTGATGAGCTCGGCCTACAACGGCCGGATCGCCGCCGTGCAGAAAGAGAGCAACCTGAAAGTGGTGTGGAACGGCGGCATCTACGATTTCGATGCCTGGGCGATCCCCAAGGGCCTCGGCAAGGAGCGCGCCGAGGCGGCGAAGAAATTCATCGCCTTCTCCGTCGCACCGCAACAGCAGAAAACCTATTCGCAAAACATCGCCTACGGCCCGGCCAATACCCGGGCGGTACCGCTGTTGGCCAAGGACATCCTCAAGGATATGCCGACCACCCCGGAAAACATCGCCAACCAGGTGCAGATCGACGTCAGCTTCTGGGCTGACAACGGTGAGCAGTTGGAGCAACGCTTCAACTCCTGGGCCGCCAAGTAG